The Halotia branconii CENA392 region ATCTCTTAACCGCCGCCGCAGTTGAGGACTTTCTTTCGTTTTGGCGGTAATTTTGGCGATACCCACAGATAACTCTGCTTCTACCCCTAGTTCAATTGGCGTTTGCATAAAATCGACAACCTCAGCAAACAATTTGGTAAAGTAGCTGGGTTTGAGTCTAATTCTCATCGCTTCTAGACTTTCGCTGACTTGACCTGCGATCGCCAGTAAAATATCAGTCACATCCACATCTGCCATTTCTAAGACATGGGTAGACTCAAAGTAAACTACATGAAATTTTTGTTCTTCTAATTCTGCTTTGAGTCGCAACAGTTCTGTTGATTTGCCACAGCCGAGATGCCCTGTAAATAGTTGACAGGTAGGCGTATTCGGCGATATCCGAGCGATCGTGCGTTGTAGAGCCTCAATGATTTTGCCACCCCGCACCGCTGCAAAATCGATATAATATCGGCGATCGGTAGCATTTCCTATCATTAGAGGTCTGCTCGGATTACAAGCTTGATAAAATCTTTCTAAATCTAGGAGCATAGCTAGTCAGGTTAACTTCAGAAAAAGGATGACGAAATCTGCTGAATAAATATATTTATTTTGAATAATTTATGCTTTGGTTTAATTTTATTCCATCTAAATTAGTAGCGATTCAGGATAATTTGGAATATCTATTTTTAGAAGTAATACAGCAATTATGCCATTTATTAAGTAAACAGTAATACTACTACGAATACAAAATGCCAAAATCTCTAATATAAAAACAGGTACTTTTAGGAATCTTAAAAATATTCAGTCACGTAAAAGGTAGTGTGATGTACAATTTTGTAGCATCCTCAAAAAAATTGAATTTAACTTGCGGGATGTTTCTTTTACCTCTGCCTCTTCGCTGACGCAATTAGATTTTAGTGGAGCAGAATTAATTATGACTGCTTTAACTTTGCAATTTTAAAGTTGATACATTTGGGCAAGCAGGGGAAGCAGAGGAGGCAGGGGGAGTAAGAAAAGTAATTTGTATCAATAATTTCGTGAAATGGTATCACACCACAACAGAGAAAGAAATATCTTCCACTGTGTCCAGATTTTGCAGTGGAATTAGTTTCTGAAACTGATGATGTGGAAGATACTCAAGCCAAGATGCAGGAATACTTAGCGAATGGTTTACAACTTGGTTGGTTAATCAATCCTAAAGATCAACAAGTAATAATCTATCGCCCTAATCAAGCACCGGAAATTTTACAATCTCCGCAAAATTTATCTGGTGAAGATGTTCTCCCTGGCTTTGTTTTAAATTTACAGCCGATTTTTGCATAAATAAATCATTGCCAAAGTTATTAAATAATGCAAAAACGATATTACATTGTCCTGCAAATCTTTCCCTTTGGAGAGCGATGCCTTCGGCAAAGCTTCGCTAACGCTATCAATATACTCCGTCGTAATGGTCATACTTCCATTACAATTACTCAAAGATTTCTCTTTAATGATATTGACAAACTTCTTGCCGGGTGCATCCCAGTTTTTATTTTCCAATGAGATAATAACTGTCATTGCGAGGAGGAACGACGAAGCAATCGCATCGACTCGCTCTTAGTTGGAGGATTTTGCGATTGCTTCGCTTCGCTCGCAATGACATTCAAAAAAGTGGGATGCTCCCCTTCTTGCCTTTGTGGAATGAAACAGCCCTGGCTCATATCGTGTTCAGGTAAAGACTTATCATTAAGACCGCAGGGGGCAGGGAGCAGGGGGAGAAAGAGTTTTCAGGTTTTTGCACAGATGCAGGATTCATAACTAATAAGCCGGACACGATATCACAGGAGGAACCTAGCTGCTGTTGTTAATTCAGCCTCTAATCCCACTCAAATTTCATGTACAAATCATAATTGATCGCTTGGCAAATAATTTAAGTTAAAACCAAGTTATCTCGGTGAATTACGGTGTCTGCACCTGCATAGCCCAAAATTGTAGAAATTTCTCTAGACTGGCAGCCGCGAATCTTTTGCAGTTCATCGCTAGTGTAGTTCACAAGTCCTCTGGCAATTTCGTTGCCATTGGTGTCGCACAACTGTACAGCGTCTTGAGTGTCAAAGATTCCTTCAACTGATTTAATTCCAGCTGCCAACAATGATTTTCCCGCTTGGGAAATTGCGGCGATCGCTCCTGAATCTAAGTATAATTTACCAGTAGGTACTAGACCGTAAGCTATCCAACGTTTACGTGCAGAAGTTGGCTCCGGTTGCGGTTGAAAATGAGTACCCAGTAATTCTCCTTGTAAAATTTTTTCTATATTGTGAGGAAATCGCCCTTGGGTAATTACAGTACGTACTCCCGCAGCAATGGCAATTCTGGCAGCAGAAATTTTTGTTACCATCCCACCAGTACCCCATTGAGAACCTTGAGTACCTGTTTGGATCTGTAATTGTGCCAATTCTTTCATACTACTAACTAAAGCGATCGGCTGGGCATCTGGTACAGAACGGGGATCGGCTGAGTAAAGTCTATCGACATCGGTGAGTAAAAATAGCCAATCTGCCTCTACTAAACTAGCAACTAAGGCTGAGAGGGTATCATTATCGCCAAATTTCAGTTCGTCCACTGCTACGGTATCATTTTCATTCACTACGGGGATCACTCCCAGTCCTAGCAGTTCTCGAAAGGTGTTGTAAGCGTTGAGATAGCGACTACGTTGTACTAAATCGCTACGAGTTAGTAACACCTGAGCAATTGGCTGTTGTAAAGTGGTAAACAAATCGTCATATACACGCATTAACCGTCCTTGCCCAACTGCTGCTACTGCTTGTTTAAGAGCGATCGCTTTAGGACGTTCCGTTAAACCCAAACGCGCACAACCCACGCCAACAGCGCCAGAAGATACCAAAATTACCCGATGACCTTGCCCCCTTAAACAAGAAAGTGTTTCTGCTAAAGTAGCAATAGTGGAAAGTGCCAGTTGTCCAGTTTCTGGTTTGGTTAAGCTAGAAGTGCCGATTTTGACGACAATCGTTTTGGTCATTGGTTAATGGCCAACAATAAAAAAAATTGATGATTATAGCGGTTTTCTTATGAAGAAAATACACCACTCCAGCCC contains the following coding sequences:
- the proB gene encoding glutamate 5-kinase, producing the protein MTKTIVVKIGTSSLTKPETGQLALSTIATLAETLSCLRGQGHRVILVSSGAVGVGCARLGLTERPKAIALKQAVAAVGQGRLMRVYDDLFTTLQQPIAQVLLTRSDLVQRSRYLNAYNTFRELLGLGVIPVVNENDTVAVDELKFGDNDTLSALVASLVEADWLFLLTDVDRLYSADPRSVPDAQPIALVSSMKELAQLQIQTGTQGSQWGTGGMVTKISAARIAIAAGVRTVITQGRFPHNIEKILQGELLGTHFQPQPEPTSARKRWIAYGLVPTGKLYLDSGAIAAISQAGKSLLAAGIKSVEGIFDTQDAVQLCDTNGNEIARGLVNYTSDELQKIRGCQSREISTILGYAGADTVIHRDNLVLT